In one Candidatus Paceibacterota bacterium genomic region, the following are encoded:
- a CDS encoding 3-deoxy-7-phosphoheptulonate synthase has product MRRKQMTTLANAKQRTQLRNRRIVSKRNPMTPRQAHEQWPLTQEAMANVSASQQTVIDILNGVDRRMLVICGPCSAHSKEQMTACGEWVQTMQKQYGNKMFFVLRFCVEKPRSTTGWEGLIFDPHFDDSRDENEGVRLSREIGLVLAENNVPLAMEYLHTDTAQMLDDLVTVAWIGARTVSSPNIRRFAGGVSMPIGFKNGESGSLVPAIQAITTAGTPEQEFRSIDDDGVRAFFQTAGNADTFLILRGGTDGSNATPEGIADAAKHLAEKDLPQRIVVDCAHKNKSGGPDTQSAPLMVAVNQRVAGAPVLGVMLEVSTQEHGSRTDPCATIEQASGMLEQAYEALGE; this is encoded by the coding sequence ATGAGGAGAAAACAAATGACAACACTGGCGAATGCAAAGCAGCGTACCCAGCTGCGCAATCGGCGGATCGTATCAAAGCGAAATCCGATGACCCCGCGGCAGGCGCACGAACAGTGGCCGCTGACTCAGGAGGCGATGGCAAACGTTTCGGCGTCTCAGCAGACAGTGATCGACATCCTGAACGGTGTAGACCGGCGGATGCTCGTTATCTGTGGTCCTTGCTCGGCACACAGCAAAGAGCAGATGACAGCCTGTGGCGAGTGGGTTCAAACTATGCAGAAGCAATACGGCAATAAGATGTTTTTCGTCCTTCGCTTCTGCGTTGAGAAGCCTCGCTCTACAACCGGATGGGAAGGACTGATCTTCGATCCGCACTTTGACGACAGCAGGGACGAGAACGAAGGTGTCAGGCTTTCTCGTGAGATCGGTCTTGTGTTGGCGGAAAATAATGTTCCGCTTGCAATGGAGTACCTGCACACCGATACGGCACAGATGCTCGATGATCTGGTTACGGTTGCCTGGATCGGTGCTCGAACCGTGAGCAGTCCGAATATTCGCCGGTTTGCCGGCGGTGTTTCGATGCCGATCGGGTTCAAAAACGGCGAAAGCGGTTCCTTGGTCCCGGCGATCCAGGCGATCACGACGGCCGGCACGCCTGAACAGGAGTTTCGGAGTATCGATGATGACGGCGTGCGCGCGTTTTTCCAAACAGCGGGAAATGCGGACACATTTCTTATCCTGCGGGGCGGTACCGATGGCTCGAACGCAACGCCGGAGGGAATTGCCGATGCCGCAAAGCATTTGGCAGAGAAAGATCTGCCTCAGCGTATCGTTGTTGACTGTGCGCACAAGAACAAGTCCGGCGGTCCGGATACACAGAGTGCACCGCTTATGGTTGCTGTTAATCAGCGTGTTGCCGGCGCTCCGGTGCTCGGCGTTATGCTGGAAGTGAGTACTCAGGAGCATGGTAGTCGCACTGACCCGTGCGCAACCATCGAGCAGGCTTCGGGTATGCTCGAACAGGCGTATGAGGCGCTTGGCGAGTAG